The following are encoded together in the Vigna angularis cultivar LongXiaoDou No.4 chromosome 9, ASM1680809v1, whole genome shotgun sequence genome:
- the LOC108320407 gene encoding katanin p60 ATPase-containing subunit A1, translating to MVGGSLGGLQEHLKLARDYAVEGLYDTSIIFFDGALAQINKHLSTVEDPLIRAKWMNVKKALSEETEVVKQLDAERRAFKENPIGRRAVSPPISAKSSSFVFQPLDEYPTSSSGPAPFDDPDVWRPPSRDTSRRPARAGQVGTRKSPQDGAWARGSTARSGATGRGGAKGGATSRVNSGTRAPAAGKKGNVSGKSTNTKTDTAAVTNGQNGDSEDGKSKKGQYEGPDPELAAMLERDVLETSPGVRWDDVAGLTEAKRLLEEAVVLPLWMPEYFQGIRRPWKGVLMFGPPGTGKTLLAKAVATECGTTFFNVSSATLASKWRGESERMVRCLFDLARAYAPSTIFIDEIDSLCNARGASGEHESSRRVKSELLVQVDGVSNSATNEDGSRKIVMVLAATNFPWDIDEALRRRLEKRIYIPLPNFESRKELIRINLKTVEVATDVNIDEVARRTEGYSGDDLTNVCRDASLNGMRRKIAGKTRDEIKNMSKDEISKDPVAMCDFEEALVKVQRSVSQADIERHEKWFTEFGSA from the exons atgGTTGGAGGTTCCTTGGGAGGGTTGCAAGAGCACCTCAAGTTAGCCAGAGACTACGCTGTGGAAGGGCTCTACGACACTTCCATCATCTTCTTCGACGGTGCCCTTGCTCAGATCAACAA ACACCTGAGCACCGTCGAGGACCCTTTGATTCGCGCAAAATGGATGAATGTGAAGAAAGCGCTTTCGGAAGAAACCGAAGTTGTGAAACAGTTGGATGCCGAGAGAAGGGCTTTCAAAGAAAACCCAATTGGAAGACGCGCCGTTTCGCCTCCCATTTCTGCCAAGTCCTCGTCTTTTGTTTTTCAGCCGTTGGATGAGTACCCCACTTCATCGAGCGGTCCTGCTCCTTTTGATGATCCTGATGTATGGCGGCCACCCAGTAGGGATACCAGTAGGAGACCCGCCAGGGCCGGTCAAGTGGGTACCCGCAAATCTCCCCAAGATGGGGCCTGGGCGCGAGGTTCTACTGCTAGAAGTGGTGCAACTGGGCGTGGTGGTGCTAAAGGTGGTGCTACTAGTAGGGTTAACTCGGGGACACGAGCGCCCGCTGCTGGAAAGAAGGGCAATGTTTCTGGAAAGTCGACCAATACCAAGACGGATACTGCAGCTGTTACT AATGGACAAAATGGTGATTCTGAAGATGGTAAGTCAAAGAAGGGTCAATATGAAGGTCCCGATCCTGAATTGGCTGCAATGCTTGAAAGGGATGTGTTAGAAACCTCTCCTGGAGTTAGATGGGATGACGTTGCAGGACTTACTGAAGCAAAAAGACTTCTAGAAGAAGCTGTTGTGCTTCCCTTGTGGATGCCTGAATATTTCCAg GGAATCAGGAGGCCATGGAAAGGCGTTCTCATGTTTGGACCTCCAGGAACCGGGAAGACACTTCTTGCTAAAGCAGTTGCTACTGAATGTGGGACCACTTTCTTTAACGTATCTTCTGCAACTTTGGCTTCTAAATGGCGTGGTGAGAGTGAGCGCATGGTGCGGTGTTTGTTTGATCTTGCAAGAGCATATGCACCAAGCACAATATTTATCGATGAAATTGATTCTCTATGCAATGCAAGGGG GGCATCCGGGGAGCATGAATCGTCTAGAAGGGTGAAATCTGAACTTCTTGTTCAGGTTGATGGTGTAAGCAATAGTGCCACAAATGAAGATGGTAGCCGTAAAATAGTAATGGTTTTGGCCGCAACTAACTTCCCATGGGATATAGATGAGGCATTaag GAGAAGGCTGGAAAAACGTATATATATTCCTCTTCCAAATTTCGAGAGTCGTAAAGAGCTGATCCGGATAAATTTGAAGACTGTTGAG GTGGCGACTGATGTGAATATAGATGAAGTGGCCCGGAGGACAGAGGGCTACAGTGGAGATGATTTGACCAATGTGTGTCGTGATGCTTCCTTGAATGGTATGAGGCGAAAGATAGCAGGAAAGACTCGTGATGAAATCAAGAACATGTCCAAGGATGAGATTTCAAAGGATCCTGTTGCCATGTGTGATTTTGAAGAAGCTTTGGTAAAGGTCCAACGAAGTGTTTCTCAGGCCGACATTGAACGCCACGAGAAGTGGTTTACCGAGTTTGGATCAGCATGA